From Lonchura striata isolate bLonStr1 chromosome 3, bLonStr1.mat, whole genome shotgun sequence, one genomic window encodes:
- the SLC30A1 gene encoding proton-coupled zinc antiporter SLC30A1, giving the protein MCGGMAAHGPGGPRCWQNRRARLLCMLALTFLFFVVEVAVSRVTSSLAMLSDSFHMLSDVMALVVALVAVRFAQRTRATKKNTFGWVRAEVMGALVNAVFLTALCFTILLEAIERFTEPHEIQQPLVVIAVGVAGLIINLLGLCLFNHHGVGGHGHAHGHGHSHGGRQQHPRGGPKPEQPPGDGEAALNRDETSTLVENCSSSNGVSQEKLGDMKDDMSDVQVNGNAGHYPLDEEEVEEDSSAQLNMRGVFLHVFGDALGSVIVVVNALLFYGLWNPCPEDGPCFNPCVNNHCMENATLSQTLGRAVGSGQESIMTAGPCWLLYLDPVLCLIMVCILLYTTYPLLRESALILLQTVPKQIDVHSLNSKLRTLEGVEAIHELHIWQLAGSRIIGTAHIKCPDPSTYMMVAKRIKEIFHDEGIHATTIQPEFASVGSESGRGKCEFPCRTQCALKQCCGAGEASTAKKTEKSSSLSISCSEVVIEFPKTRRTKSETIPSVKLEVNTDQNEQFESSL; this is encoded by the exons ATGTGCGGGGGGATGGCGGCTCACGGTCCGGGCGGGCCGCGGTGCTGGCAGAACCGGCGGGCGCGGCTGCTGTGCATGCTGGCGCTCACCTTCTTGTTCTTCGTGGTGGAGGTGGCGGTGAGCCGCGTCACGTCGTCGCTGGCCATGCTCTCCGACTCCTTCCACATGCTCTCCGACGTGATGGCCTTGGTCGTGGCGCTGGTGGCCGTGCGCTTCGCCCAGCGCACCCGCGCCACCAAGAAGAACACGTTCGGGTGGGTGCGGGCCGAGGTGATGGGCGCCCTCGTCAACGCCGTGTTCCTCACCGCCCTCTGCTTCACCATCCTGCTGGAGGCCATCGAGCGCTTCACGGAGCCCCACGAGATCCAGCAGCCGCTGGTGGTCATCGCCGTGGGGGTGGCGGGGCTTATCATCAACCTGCTGGGGCTCTGCCTCTTCAACCACCACGGCGTCGGGGGCCACGGGCACGCCCACGGCCACGGGCACTCGCACGGCGGCCGGCAGCAGCACCCCCGCGGCGGCCCCAAGCCCGAGCAGCCTCCCGGGGACGGGGAGGCTGCGCTGAACCGCGACGAGACCAGCACCTTGGTGGagaactgcagcagctccaaCGGAGTCAGCCAGGAGAAGCTGG GTGATATGAAAGATGACATGAGTGACGTACAAGTGAATGGGAATGCTGGCCATTATCCTCTGGATGAAGAGGAAGTTGAAGAAGACTCTAGTGCACAACTTAACATGCGTGGAGTTTTCCTGCATGTTTTTGGAGATGCCTTAGGTTCAGTAATTGTGGTAGTGAATGCCTTGCTCTTTTATGGCTTGTGGAATCCATGTCCTGAAGATGGGCCTTGCTTTAATCCATGTGTCAATAATCATTGCATGGAAAATGCTACTTTATCCCAAACACTTGGCAGAGCTGTCGGGTCAGGGCAAGAGAGCATTATGACGGCTGGTCCTTGCTGGTTGCTGTATTTAGATCCTGTCCTCTGTTTGATTATGGTCTGTATACTCCTTTACACAACTTACCCGTTACTTAGGGAATCAGCCCTCATCCTTCTACAGACTGTTCCCAAACAAATAGACGTCCATTCTTTGAACTCAAAGTTACGTACCCTCGAAGGAGTGGAAGCAATCCATGAATTACACATTTGGCAGCTAGCAGGCAGTAGGATCATTGGCACTGCTCACATCAAGTGTCCTGACCCTTCCACGTACATGATGGTGGCCAAGCGCATCAAAGAGATCTTTCACGACGAAGGGATTCATGCAACTACCATTCAGCCTGAGTTTGCCAGCGTTGGCTCTGAGTCAGGGAGAGGGAAATGTGAGTTTCCTTGCAGGACTCAGTGTGCTTTGAAGCAGTGttgcggagcaggagaagctaGTACTgcaaagaagacagaaaaatccTCGTCACTTAGTATTTCTTGTTCAGAAGTTGTCATTGAATTTCCGAAAACAAGGAGGACTAAGTCGGAGACCATCCCTTCAGTGAAGCTGGAGGTGAACACCGATCAAAACGAGCAATTTGAGTCATCTTTGTAA